CCAACCCCCAAGGCACCCCACCCCCGCCTTCTCCCCTCTCCGTGGGGTGCCAGGGGCACCCGCGCCCCCCGGCTTCTCGGGCGCCGGCCCAATCGCGGGGGGGGGGGGGGGGTACTCACTTTGAAACTAACCCCGGGGGTCCGGGCCGACCCCCGTTGGTCGGGTTTGTAATGTCCTTTTCCCCCCCCCGACCCCGCCCCCTTCAATGGGGCGGCGATCGGCTCGCCGCCCCACGTTTGAATGAACCGAGATCCAGGTCAGGAATCCCCTCTGCGTTGCCGGTCACCGTGGCGCTTCGCTCGCTTCTCCGCGAGCGCGTCCCACTTCTCCTGCTGCTCGGGTGTCAGCACCGCCCGGAGGCCGGTCTTCAACGACGCGCGCATCGTTTCGAGCTGTGAGCGGAGAGCCTTGTTGTCGATTTGCAGCTGGCCGATTGCTTCGGCGTCTGCTGAATCCGATTCCAGTTCCGCCTTCAACGCCTCGCGATTCGCCTTCATCGCTTCGTGGATGGGCTCAGCCGACGCGCTGAACGCTTCGTGAAGCCTCGTCCAGGCGGCCTGCTGATCGGCGGTGAGGTCGAGTGCCCTCGTCATCCGCTCCACCATGCGGGTTTTCGTTTCACCCCTGGTCCTGCCATGCCGCCCTTCCCCGTGGCCTGCGATCGCGACGCTCGAGAACGCCATGACGATGACTGCTGCTGCTACGGTGAGTCTCCGATTGCTCATCTGTACCTCCACGTCTGGTTGTTTGAAATGCCGGAAACGACGCTCGTTTCTGATGAATGGACGCGTTCCGGCTCCAGACGTTTACGCGATGCCGGGCTGTTTCAGTTTCCTGACTTCAGCATCCGCACCACATCCTTCATCAGGTGCGCGCGGTTCCGGTCGAGAACGAGGATGCCGTCATCCGTCTCGATGACGACCACCCGATCTACGCCGGCTACGACGATCGGTTTCGTCGAAGAACGCTTCACGATAGTGTCGATCGACTCGACCAGATGCGCATCCTCGTCGGATTCGATCAGCTCGGCGAGCGCATCCCACGACC
This Acidobacteriota bacterium DNA region includes the following protein-coding sequences:
- a CDS encoding Spy/CpxP family protein refolding chaperone produces the protein MSNRRLTVAAAVIVMAFSSVAIAGHGEGRHGRTRGETKTRMVERMTRALDLTADQQAAWTRLHEAFSASAEPIHEAMKANREALKAELESDSADAEAIGQLQIDNKALRSQLETMRASLKTGLRAVLTPEQQEKWDALAEKRAKRHGDRQRRGDS